In the Mastomys coucha isolate ucsf_1 unplaced genomic scaffold, UCSF_Mcou_1 pScaffold18, whole genome shotgun sequence genome, one interval contains:
- the Tex38 gene encoding testis-expressed protein 38 isoform X3 has protein sequence MDSQKDPNFSGRSCILFLHWKKNLQREERAQQWVEVMRAATFPYSPLLYWVNKRRYHGMNATINTGPPPAVTKTESEVQNPDSLWESDLSEDRNYIVQDSSPRGEASDLLEHVLGIPKQPQSSAMTQPRTASPFPPPIFQEVPFALSLCHLPPMLNHSVSYPLTNSPERKVNFCSLPTLARGTNCFNAKPFASEL, from the exons ATGGATTCCCAAAAGGACCCAAACTTCTCTGGCA GAAGCTGCATACTCTTTCTGCACTGGAAGAAGAACTTGCAAAGAGAAGAACGTGCCCAGCAGTGGGTGGAAGTGATGAGAGCTGCCACATTCCCCTACAGCCCACTGTTGTACTGGGTAAACAAGCGGCGTTACCATGGCATGAATGCAACCATTAACACGGGTCCTCCCCCTGCTGTCACCAAGACTGAGTCGGAAGTTCAGAATCCAGATTCTTTGTGGGAGTCAGATCTCTCTGAAGACAGGAACTACATCGTGCAAGACAGCAGCCCCAGAGGTGAAGCCTCTGATCTCTTGGAACATGTTTTGGGTATTCCAAAGCAGCCCCAGTCTTCAGCAATGACACAGCCTCGGACTGcctccccattcccacctcccatcTTTCAGGAGGTGCCTTTTGCCCTATCCCTCTGCCATCTGCCTCCCATGTTGAACCACTCAGTCTCCTACCCTTTGACTAACAGCCCTGAAAGGAAGGTTAATTTCTGTTCCCTCCCAACGTTGGCTCGAGGAACAAACTGCTTTAATGCCAAGCCTTTTGCTTCAGAGCTGTAG
- the Tex38 gene encoding testis-expressed protein 38 isoform X1 gives MDSQKDPNFSGMWISLCIGFLGLCSVLIGSCILFLHWKKNLQREERAQQWVEVMRAATFPYSPLLYWVNKRRYHGMNATINTGPPPAVTKTESEVQNPDSLWESDLSEDRNYIVQDSSPRGEASDLLEHVLGIPKQPQSSAMTQPRTASPFPPPIFQEVPFALSLCHLPPMLNHSVSYPLTNSPERKVNFCSLPTLARGTNCFNAKPFASEL, from the exons ATGGATTCCCAAAAGGACCCAAACTTCTCTGGCA TGTGGATCTCCTTGTGCATTGGATTCCTGGGGCTGTGTTCTGTGCTAATAGGAAGCTGCATACTCTTTCTGCACTGGAAGAAGAACTTGCAAAGAGAAGAACGTGCCCAGCAGTGGGTGGAAGTGATGAGAGCTGCCACATTCCCCTACAGCCCACTGTTGTACTGGGTAAACAAGCGGCGTTACCATGGCATGAATGCAACCATTAACACGGGTCCTCCCCCTGCTGTCACCAAGACTGAGTCGGAAGTTCAGAATCCAGATTCTTTGTGGGAGTCAGATCTCTCTGAAGACAGGAACTACATCGTGCAAGACAGCAGCCCCAGAGGTGAAGCCTCTGATCTCTTGGAACATGTTTTGGGTATTCCAAAGCAGCCCCAGTCTTCAGCAATGACACAGCCTCGGACTGcctccccattcccacctcccatcTTTCAGGAGGTGCCTTTTGCCCTATCCCTCTGCCATCTGCCTCCCATGTTGAACCACTCAGTCTCCTACCCTTTGACTAACAGCCCTGAAAGGAAGGTTAATTTCTGTTCCCTCCCAACGTTGGCTCGAGGAACAAACTGCTTTAATGCCAAGCCTTTTGCTTCAGAGCTGTAG
- the Tex38 gene encoding testis-expressed protein 38 isoform X2 — protein METSKVWISLCIGFLGLCSVLIGSCILFLHWKKNLQREERAQQWVEVMRAATFPYSPLLYWVNKRRYHGMNATINTGPPPAVTKTESEVQNPDSLWESDLSEDRNYIVQDSSPRGEASDLLEHVLGIPKQPQSSAMTQPRTASPFPPPIFQEVPFALSLCHLPPMLNHSVSYPLTNSPERKVNFCSLPTLARGTNCFNAKPFASEL, from the exons ATGGAAACCTCCAAGG TGTGGATCTCCTTGTGCATTGGATTCCTGGGGCTGTGTTCTGTGCTAATAGGAAGCTGCATACTCTTTCTGCACTGGAAGAAGAACTTGCAAAGAGAAGAACGTGCCCAGCAGTGGGTGGAAGTGATGAGAGCTGCCACATTCCCCTACAGCCCACTGTTGTACTGGGTAAACAAGCGGCGTTACCATGGCATGAATGCAACCATTAACACGGGTCCTCCCCCTGCTGTCACCAAGACTGAGTCGGAAGTTCAGAATCCAGATTCTTTGTGGGAGTCAGATCTCTCTGAAGACAGGAACTACATCGTGCAAGACAGCAGCCCCAGAGGTGAAGCCTCTGATCTCTTGGAACATGTTTTGGGTATTCCAAAGCAGCCCCAGTCTTCAGCAATGACACAGCCTCGGACTGcctccccattcccacctcccatcTTTCAGGAGGTGCCTTTTGCCCTATCCCTCTGCCATCTGCCTCCCATGTTGAACCACTCAGTCTCCTACCCTTTGACTAACAGCCCTGAAAGGAAGGTTAATTTCTGTTCCCTCCCAACGTTGGCTCGAGGAACAAACTGCTTTAATGCCAAGCCTTTTGCTTCAGAGCTGTAG